In a single window of the Arachis hypogaea cultivar Tifrunner chromosome 6, arahy.Tifrunner.gnm2.J5K5, whole genome shotgun sequence genome:
- the LOC112755528 gene encoding uncharacterized protein yields the protein MANSSNKRVLLTSNGDVVSSGIAFHLAKQGCRLLLLGNEPILRTLANQINASLSLGDSHPKVDVVGLDLEDDRESLFHDAVDKACHILGTLDAFVNSYTYEGKMQDPLELSESEFKRIAKVNFMAAWFLLKAVGQRMRASKTGGSIVFLTSINGSERGLYPGAAAGAATMAGVQQLVRASAMEIGKYNIRVNGIVRGLHLQDEFPLSVGRERAEKFVKEAAPLERWLDAKNDLASTVIYLISDGSRYMTGTTIYVDGAQSITRPRMRSFM from the exons ATGGCAAACTCTTCAAACAAGCGAGTCCTTCTCACTTCCAACGGCGACGTCGTTTCGAGCGGCATTGCTTTTCACTTAGCCAAACAAGGATGCAGGTTGCTCTTGCTGGGGAACGAGCCCATCCTTCGAACCCTCGCTAACCAAATCAACGCTTCCCTTTCCTTGGGGGATTCTCATCCCAAGGTTGATGTGGTTGGATTGGACTTGGAGGATGATAGGGAATCGCTTTTTCATGATGCTGTTGATAAGGCATGCCATATTTTGGGAACCTTGGACGCTTTTGTAAACTCTTACACTTATGAAG GGAAGATGCAAGATCCTCTAGAATTATCTGAGAGCGAGTTTAAGAGAATAGCAAAGGTGAATTTCATGGCTGCTTGGTTTCTGTTGAAGGCTGTTGGTCAACGGATGCGGGCCTCCAAGACAGGGGGCTCTATTGTGTTCTTGACATCGATAAATGGCTCTGAAAGAGGGCTTTACCCCGGTGCTGCTGCGGGTGCTGCCACCATGGCTGGAGTACAGCAATTAGTAAGG GCTTCAGCTATGGAGATAGGCAAGTACAATATCAGGGTTAATGGCATTGTCCGCGGCTTGCACTTGCAAGATGAATTCCCATTATCAGTTGGTAGGGAAAGGGCGGAGAAGTTTGTGAAGGAGGCAGCGCCACTCGAGAGATGGCTCGATGCTAAGAACGATCTCGCCTCAACAGTGATATACCTGATAAGTGATGGTTCCCGCTACATGACAGGAACAACCATATATGTGGATGGGGCACAGTCTATAACCAGACCTCGAATGCGTTCCTTTATGTGA